The genome window TTTAGTTGGTTAAACTGCAGGATGGCCATTTTAATATTGGTCCATTGCTGCGCATTAAAATCCATGGGGCTAAATTCCTTTAAATGCAGAAGTCCCTTGTCTACAAACCTCGCAATAATATGACCATTAACTTTATGCGTTTGCATGCTTTTGATAGCTGTATCTATATATCTTTTTACATCTTCCTGGGAATCTGCAAATAAGATCTTGTTAACAAGCTTGTAACAATAATCCTCCATAGTAGTGTTCATGACGTTCGTTTTTTTAGGTTCGTAACCGGCTATCTTTTTACCCAGCACTTTAATAAAGTGTCAAAATGTGCTTCCGCCAATGTATATCCCTTGGGTATTTCATCGCCCCAGCTACAGTAGGTTACGATGCGGGTGCCTGCCGGCATTTCTTCCAGTTGTTTATAGAGGTAATTACTATAGTAGGTGTAGAGCTCTCTTGAATAAGCAATGCTGTCATCTATCCTGTCGGTTGCGGAAAGGTTCTCAAAAAAGGAATTATAGAAATAAAAATGATCATATTGCTTCAGGTCCAGTTGGGTAAAATTGCTATGGATGAAATGCACATTGTTCAATCCAAGCCTGTCTCTTACAATGGCCGCCTGCATGACCAGGTCTTCACGCTGTTCTACGCCATAATAATGAGCGGCAGGCCGATAACAAGCGCCGGCCAGGCAAAACTTGCCAATACCACTTCCAATGTCCAACACATTGACCACCTCATCCTGTACCAGGAACTGAACAGCTTTGCTGATCACCGGTAAAGGCGACCAATGCAAAGCGTCCAGTTTTTGTATAGGGAGGGGAAAAAGGTGGCGGAAGCTTGATTCTTCCACAAAGTATTTGCTTAAAGCGTTTATATCAGGTATGGAAAGCATACAATACTATTTTGACACATTATTATACTATTTAACCCCGTTCCTGGTTGTCCGGCTTTTCCGTATCCCAGTTGGCATTATACCGGACAAAAAACGACAGCCAAATCGCTCTCGACAGCCGCTGCAAATAGGGCTGCAGCAGAACGAGCATCCCTATATTAATGCCCAGCCACCAGAAAAAACGGTTGTCATGTACCGAAAACCCTATCAATACCCACCAGGCTACAAAGGTGGTCACTGATAGTGCTACCGTGAGCGCATAACTCACGTAGCTGGTCCCGTAATAAAATCCAACTTCTATTTCCATCCGTTGGTTACAGACGGGGCAGTGGGTATGCATTTTCATAAACTGCTTCAGGTTGTAGGCATTCCTGGATTGAAACATATCGCCTTGCCTGCAACGGGCGCATTTATGATGTAGCAGGCTCCATAGGTAGCCTGGCTTCTTCCTTAGCAATACCGGAGCGCTATTTTCTTTTGTTGCCATATTTTAATAATACCTATAAAGACAGCATCCAGGTTTTCCAGGATGGCGTTCTTAGCAGTGTATGAATAAAGCCAATGACGAACCGGTGGTTCATCTGCACATTAGCGTTCTCCACCGATTCGATAGTATCTTCAAGATAAAAGATGACTGTTTTGAGATAATGCTCAATTCCGGTATCACTCAGGCCATTTTCTATATGCTTACGGATATGCCGGATAATTATCCTTTCACAATCGAGGTATCCGCTCACCTGCTTTAGCGCTGCTGAGATCAGACCGTTTTCATAATCAATATCTATATTGGCTGTTGTCATCTTGTTATTTTACGCAGTATATTATCCTCCCCATGGGTAAACGTCACGTTTTTACCCAAAATTTCAATAAGGTGCCAACATGTGATTCGGCCAGGCAAAAGCCGGGTGGCACCCTGTCTTCCATTGTGTGAAAGGTGGCCAGCCGCGTACCGGCCGGCATGGCATCCAGTTTTTTATAGAGATAGCGGGTATAATAGTTATACAGGGCCGTAGAAAAAGTGATATTGTTGTCTATTTTATCGGTATCCGTAAGATGCTCATAAAAGGAATTGTAAAAATAGAAGTGGTCATACTGGCTGAAATCAAGCTGTGTAAAGTTGCCGTGTATGAAATGTACGTTCTGTAATCCCAATATATCCCTGGCCGTGTTGGCATGTGCTACCAGGTCTTCCCGCTGTTCAATACCAAAAAAATGGGCCGAAGGTTGATGATAGGCACCTGTTAGACAGAACTTACCCACGCCACTGCCTATATCCAGTACCTTAACGCCCGGCGAAGGAGTAAGGAATTGCACCACTTTTTCGGCAATGGCCAGGGAAGTCCAGTGCCTGCGTGCCAGTTGTTGCATTGCCAGTGGATACAGATGGTGAAATTGCTCATCCGAACCAAACCAGGTTGCTTTGCGCAATGGCAGGTCGGTAATTGGATTCTTCATTCAGTATTTTCTTTTGATGTATTGCCTGTATTGATCCTGGAGCATCAATCCCTGCCGCTCATAAGGTTTATCCGGTACGATCAGTGCAACCCAGCCATTGTTTTCAGGCTCCTGCAATAACAGGTCCTGGCGGCCGGCCATCAGCGCATCATTAAGGCTGATCACTTTACCATCTACCGGCATCCGGATAGCAATCTGATAGTCATCATATTGAATTGTTGCAATTGTTTCCCCTTGCTTTTTCAAACCTTCGGCATCAACGAAAGAAAATTGCTCTACCTGGAGAATACCCTTTAGCTTAAACCCACATACGCCTACGTAGGCTACGGAGCCCTGGAAGTCAATCCATTCATGGTCATTCGTATAGTACAAGTCCCTTTTTTGCGCTTTTCCTATATCCATACAGCAAAGCTATCAGCTTTATTTCCAGTATGCAGTGCATCTTTATCACTCTAAAAAGTGACATTTATCAATTTTTTATCCGGTAACTTTGGATATTAATATGAGTATCAGTGGCATTTTCCCTATAGACAAGTGGGATTTCAAGAGTCAGTCGGTCCTGGCCGACCTGCCGGAAGAAGATTTGACCCTGCTCAGCGCACACCAAAGTGAGCACATGTACAGCAAAGGGGAAATCATCTTCCGGGAAGGCGCTTATCCTTCCGGCATCTTTTATATCAAAAAAGGTAAAGCTAAAAAATACAAGGTGGCCAAAGAAGGCAGCGAGCACATCATCTATGTAGCCAATACCGGTGAGTTGTTAGGCTTTCATGCCATATTGGAAGGCGACCGTTATCCCGATTCAGCGGCCTCTCTGGAAGACAGCAGTATCATATTTTTTCCCAAAGAAGATTTCCTGGAAGTATTACAGCGATCTTCCGTGTTAAGCAGGAGATTATTGAAAACCCTCAGTCATGAATTTGCTGTGATAGTCAATAGCCTTACCTTATTTACCCAACGCTCTGTACGGGAAAGGCTGGCGCTGCAGTTGGTAGTACTCCGGGAAAAATATAAAGTAGACTTTCAGCCCGGTATGCCTGTTGAGATCAACCTGTCACGTGAAGACCTGGCCAACCTGGTGGGCACTGCCCGGGAAAACATTGTCCGTATACTGAGCGAGTTTAAAGAAGCCGGTATCCTGGAAACGAAGGGCAGAAAGATTATTGTGAAAGATGTAGTTGCATTGATAAAGATCGCGGACTATAAGTAAATGTATTCCGTAAACGAAGAGGTTTACTGCCTGGTCATGCATTTACCTCACTCTACACCTCCTCCACAATCACAAAGCCCCATGCAGGCAGTTCTATAGAGTTGTTGGGTGTAATCTTTTTTCCCGTTAGCAGCAATACACCTGCCCCATAAGGATAGGTAACCGTTTGTGGCCGGGCAGCATAATTAAAGTAATAGTGGATCTTTTTACCGAGCTGGTTGGTGCCCGACTTTACAATTAAAGGAAACTTTAGTTCCTGGTCGGTGCTCCATAGTCCGGCGTTCTTCACTGCCTGTTCCAGTATCTTTTCCATCATGGGTTTGCTGGGCAGGCAGCCGACGTAAGTAGCCACGCCCTTTCCATAGTTGTTTTGTGTAACAGCCGCATACTTACTCCACACCGGATGGTCATAGTAAGCCAGCACTTTTGCGGTGACCGGCTCCAGTAACTCCATCCATTTTTCCACGTAGTTCTGGCTCTTCCCCACCTGGAAGGGATCGTCCTTCAGTGATACATTCTCCGGCGCAGTAAACAAGTTGTACCGAATGCCACAAGCCTCACTGATAATACCGGGCTGCCGTATAGACCGCACTTTCACATATTGATCGGAGAACCCACTCTTGAAAGTAAATACCACATGCCCTCCCCTTTCTATGTATTGATTAAGCCGGCGCAGTAAGCTGTCGGGTGCTGCATACAAGGCAGGCACAATAATCAGTTTGTAATCATCCCAGCTTTTAGACGAGGGATCTATAAAGTCTACGCCTACGTTCATTTTGTACAGCGCATCATACATGGGCCGCAGTATGCCATTATAATTCTCGCCTGGCTGAAAGGCATTGAAGCCGGTCAGCGCTTCATTGCTGAACAGCATCGCTACCTGATGTTTCTTCTTCAGGTTGACGAGGTGATCACTCAGCCTGGCAAAATCGGTGCCGATGGTAATGGCTTCCTCATACAGTTCATTGGGTTCCAAGTCATGGCTCAGCAATCCTTTCCAATAAGTTTCGGCCGAGTTGTGGATGGAATGCCAGTGCCAGTAAGACACCATATTGGCGCCGGACGCCAGGTGACTGAAAGCCTGTAATCGAAGCTGACCGGGAAAAGGTACCCACTGGGGAAAGCCTTGCGCTTCTGTTTCAATGACGAGGTAATTCTGTCCGCCCTTCATAGAGCGGGTAATATCGCCGCCAAAGGAAATCTCTGCGCCGGTCAGGCGGTCTTGCGAAGGATGGTAAATATCAATACCTGCTATGTCCAGTACTTTGGCTGCCGCGAAATGATCTACTTCAGGTTGTATACCGTAAGAATGTCCCCGCCAGTCCAGGTCGAAGTTTTGCGTAATAAACTGGGCCGGTTTCTTGTACTCCCGTACGATCCTGGCCTGCCAGCCCAGGAAGTTGGTGACCAGCAAACGTTGGAAGCGGGCGAATTCAGCGCTGAGGCTGGCATTGATGCTGCCATTGACAGAAGGGAAATCATTCCAGTTGTTGATGCGGTTGCTCCAGTAGTCCAACCCAAAGGCGCGGTTGATGCTGTCGAGCGTAACAAATTGCTGCTTCATGTACGCCACAAACTGTTGCTGTACATTGGGGCCGCTGGTGCCATAAGCTTTCGTTTCATTGTCTACCTGGTAACCGATAATGGCCGGATGGTCTTTCACATGCGCCAGCAGTTTGCGGATGGCGCTTTCTGCATGTTTCAGGTAATGGACATTGGTAATATCCATATTCTGCCGGGCGCCGTATTGGTTGGGACCCCGTGGCGTTATGGCCAGTACATCCGGATGTTTTTTGACCAGCCAGGTGGGCACTGCATAAGTAGGCGTGCCGATGATGACGCTGATCCCTGCTTTATGCATGGCGTTGAGCACCCGGTCTATGTGTTTAAAATTATAGACCCCTTCCTGCGGCTCCATCGTGCTCCAGGTAGATTCTGCAATACGCACCACATTGATACCGGCCTTTTTCATCATGTTCACATCCTTCTCCAGCCGGTCGTAAGGCATGTATTCATCGTAGTAGGCCACGCCAAATAATAACTTGTTCTGTTTGGGCTGGGCAAAGACAGCATAGCTATTGGCCAGGGCTACCAGTAGTATAATGGTTGCGTAAAGACTTCTTATTGGCATAAATGACACTAATTATAGTATACCGGATAAAGGTATCAAATAATTAGTGTCATTTTAACGCTTTATATCAATTCTTCACACAACGGCAGGGAACGCCATATCCCCGGAT of Paraflavitalea devenefica contains these proteins:
- a CDS encoding methyltransferase domain-containing protein codes for the protein MLSIPDINALSKYFVEESSFRHLFPLPIQKLDALHWSPLPVISKAVQFLVQDEVVNVLDIGSGIGKFCLAGACYRPAAHYYGVEQREDLVMQAAIVRDRLGLNNVHFIHSNFTQLDLKQYDHFYFYNSFFENLSATDRIDDSIAYSRELYTYYSNYLYKQLEEMPAGTRIVTYCSWGDEIPKGYTLAEAHFDTLLKCWVKR
- a CDS encoding DUF983 domain-containing protein, coding for MATKENSAPVLLRKKPGYLWSLLHHKCARCRQGDMFQSRNAYNLKQFMKMHTHCPVCNQRMEIEVGFYYGTSYVSYALTVALSVTTFVAWWVLIGFSVHDNRFFWWLGINIGMLVLLQPYLQRLSRAIWLSFFVRYNANWDTEKPDNQERG
- a CDS encoding methyltransferase domain-containing protein, which encodes MKNPITDLPLRKATWFGSDEQFHHLYPLAMQQLARRHWTSLAIAEKVVQFLTPSPGVKVLDIGSGVGKFCLTGAYHQPSAHFFGIEQREDLVAHANTARDILGLQNVHFIHGNFTQLDFSQYDHFYFYNSFYEHLTDTDKIDNNITFSTALYNYYTRYLYKKLDAMPAGTRLATFHTMEDRVPPGFCLAESHVGTLLKFWVKT
- a CDS encoding glycine cleavage system protein H; amino-acid sequence: MDIGKAQKRDLYYTNDHEWIDFQGSVAYVGVCGFKLKGILQVEQFSFVDAEGLKKQGETIATIQYDDYQIAIRMPVDGKVISLNDALMAGRQDLLLQEPENNGWVALIVPDKPYERQGLMLQDQYRQYIKRKY
- a CDS encoding Crp/Fnr family transcriptional regulator — encoded protein: MSISGIFPIDKWDFKSQSVLADLPEEDLTLLSAHQSEHMYSKGEIIFREGAYPSGIFYIKKGKAKKYKVAKEGSEHIIYVANTGELLGFHAILEGDRYPDSAASLEDSSIIFFPKEDFLEVLQRSSVLSRRLLKTLSHEFAVIVNSLTLFTQRSVRERLALQLVVLREKYKVDFQPGMPVEINLSREDLANLVGTARENIVRILSEFKEAGILETKGRKIIVKDVVALIKIADYK
- a CDS encoding beta-galactosidase, whose translation is MPIRSLYATIILLVALANSYAVFAQPKQNKLLFGVAYYDEYMPYDRLEKDVNMMKKAGINVVRIAESTWSTMEPQEGVYNFKHIDRVLNAMHKAGISVIIGTPTYAVPTWLVKKHPDVLAITPRGPNQYGARQNMDITNVHYLKHAESAIRKLLAHVKDHPAIIGYQVDNETKAYGTSGPNVQQQFVAYMKQQFVTLDSINRAFGLDYWSNRINNWNDFPSVNGSINASLSAEFARFQRLLVTNFLGWQARIVREYKKPAQFITQNFDLDWRGHSYGIQPEVDHFAAAKVLDIAGIDIYHPSQDRLTGAEISFGGDITRSMKGGQNYLVIETEAQGFPQWVPFPGQLRLQAFSHLASGANMVSYWHWHSIHNSAETYWKGLLSHDLEPNELYEEAITIGTDFARLSDHLVNLKKKHQVAMLFSNEALTGFNAFQPGENYNGILRPMYDALYKMNVGVDFIDPSSKSWDDYKLIIVPALYAAPDSLLRRLNQYIERGGHVVFTFKSGFSDQYVKVRSIRQPGIISEACGIRYNLFTAPENVSLKDDPFQVGKSQNYVEKWMELLEPVTAKVLAYYDHPVWSKYAAVTQNNYGKGVATYVGCLPSKPMMEKILEQAVKNAGLWSTDQELKFPLIVKSGTNQLGKKIHYYFNYAARPQTVTYPYGAGVLLLTGKKITPNNSIELPAWGFVIVEEV